The following proteins come from a genomic window of Polyangiaceae bacterium:
- a CDS encoding HEAT repeat domain-containing protein — MSRRWVSVWAAVLAAVVLFSTNAFAEDKISALIKRLRSSDDFRVRTQAALALGASKSKRAINPLCSALEDSSTTVRAASAAALGKLRLGGKTCLEKRLSDETSSSVKSTIKKALARLEGGGSEGPAISGSTDVYIAIAKTSDKTGRSAGEVDKLVRTAMSKAAASMSGYAVAPKSETTSEAKKLLKKYSRAKAFYLSPKVQKPEYGGGNLTIRFEVAIFTYPGKALKGSVPVKLTQQDVASKDTSAENDLIVMAAERAMEKFSKNVERIQ, encoded by the coding sequence ATGTCTCGCCGCTGGGTCAGCGTGTGGGCTGCGGTCCTCGCCGCCGTCGTGCTCTTCTCGACCAATGCGTTCGCGGAGGACAAGATCAGTGCCCTCATCAAACGGCTGCGCTCGAGCGACGACTTCCGCGTGCGAACGCAAGCAGCGCTCGCCTTGGGTGCGTCCAAGAGCAAGCGCGCGATCAACCCGCTGTGCTCGGCTTTGGAGGACTCCAGCACCACGGTGAGAGCGGCGTCGGCGGCGGCGCTCGGCAAGCTGCGGCTCGGTGGCAAGACCTGCCTGGAGAAGCGCTTATCGGACGAAACCTCCAGCTCGGTGAAGAGCACCATCAAGAAAGCGCTCGCGCGTTTGGAGGGTGGCGGAAGCGAGGGCCCTGCCATCAGCGGCAGCACCGACGTCTACATCGCGATTGCGAAGACGTCGGACAAGACGGGGCGATCCGCGGGAGAGGTGGACAAGCTGGTCCGCACGGCGATGTCCAAGGCGGCCGCTTCCATGTCGGGCTACGCGGTGGCCCCCAAGAGCGAGACGACGAGCGAAGCCAAGAAGCTCCTGAAGAAGTACAGCCGAGCGAAGGCGTTCTACCTGTCGCCGAAAGTGCAGAAGCCCGAATACGGTGGTGGCAACCTCACCATTCGCTTCGAGGTGGCGATCTTCACCTACCCCGGTAAGGCCCTCAAAGGCTCCGTTCCGGTCAAGCTCACCCAGCAGGACGTGGCCTCGAAAGACACGTCGGCGGAAAACGACCTGATCGTGATGGCAGCGGAACGCGCGATGGAGAAGTTCTCCAAGAACGTGGAGCGCATCCAATGA
- a CDS encoding HAMP domain-containing protein yields MAEASAAPAAAGGRHQRRLRNYLLDQRFQLKYTGYLVAIAVVLSAALGLVLWRTSRAVIAQSHEAVNQGEQVVSLGREVVSESQKVSAVVQMNIVKDPVYSDNPALLDAFKSDASKQDERLKKQQKALEEQASLLKQQSVDLTARQHTMFVTLFSVLGLLVVGIGFAGIIVTHRVAGPIFKMKRQIRELGEGKLKIPGKLRKGDELVDFFEAFDLTVRSLRQRQEHEIALLDAAMEKLEEGSAGLESLKELRAEMQDALDA; encoded by the coding sequence ATGGCAGAAGCGAGCGCGGCGCCGGCAGCGGCGGGCGGGCGTCACCAGAGACGCCTGCGCAACTACCTTCTCGATCAGCGCTTCCAGCTCAAATACACGGGCTATCTCGTCGCCATCGCCGTGGTGCTGAGCGCGGCCCTGGGCTTGGTGCTGTGGCGTACCAGTCGCGCCGTCATTGCTCAGAGTCACGAGGCAGTGAACCAGGGGGAACAGGTGGTGTCCCTCGGTCGCGAGGTCGTGTCGGAGAGCCAGAAGGTGAGCGCCGTGGTCCAGATGAACATCGTCAAGGACCCGGTCTACAGCGACAACCCTGCACTTCTGGACGCGTTCAAGAGTGACGCATCCAAGCAAGACGAGCGACTGAAGAAGCAGCAAAAGGCCCTCGAAGAGCAGGCCTCGTTGCTCAAGCAGCAGTCCGTGGATCTGACAGCCCGTCAGCACACCATGTTCGTCACGCTTTTCTCGGTGCTGGGCCTGTTGGTGGTGGGGATCGGTTTCGCCGGCATCATCGTGACTCATCGGGTCGCGGGACCGATCTTCAAGATGAAGCGCCAGATCCGAGAGCTCGGCGAGGGGAAGTTGAAGATCCCTGGCAAGCTCCGGAAGGGTGACGAGCTCGTCGACTTCTTCGAGGCTTTCGATCTGACGGTGCGCAGCCTGCGTCAACGACAAGAGCACGAGATTGCGCTCCTCGACGCTGCGATGGAGAAGCTCGAAGAAGGATCCGCAGGGCTCGAGAGCCTGAAGGAGCTCCGCGCCGAGATGCAGGACGCGCTCGACGCTTGA